One Succinivibrio dextrinosolvens DNA window includes the following coding sequences:
- a CDS encoding type III secretion system chaperone translates to MITDISEFKRLIKDTYPDMVETGNGVFSLSVESMILTIACVSDESNTIVFRAKIDSLDNIKRAGDLSKAALKGNFFWSGTDGAKLSIGPDNALYLTELRSVEEFLDAATLMSAVDEYVNTVSDWKIRSQQYA, encoded by the coding sequence ATGATTACAGATATTTCAGAGTTTAAAAGACTCATAAAAGATACTTATCCAGACATGGTAGAAACCGGTAATGGAGTTTTTTCATTATCTGTTGAATCCATGATACTGACCATAGCCTGTGTTTCAGATGAGTCAAACACCATCGTTTTCCGTGCGAAAATTGATTCTTTAGATAATATTAAGCGTGCAGGGGATCTTTCCAAAGCTGCTTTGAAAGGAAATTTCTTCTGGAGTGGAACTGATGGTGCAAAACTTTCTATTGGTCCTGATAATGCTCTGTATCTGACCGAATTGCGTTCTGTAGAAGAATTTTTGGATGCCGCAACTTTAATGAGTGCAGTGGATGAATATGTTAATACCGTTAGTGACTGGAAGATAAGGAGTCAGCAATATGCTTAA
- a CDS encoding type III secretion system chaperone, translated as MLKDQFAKVLDEFADLIQEDIYLDDNNSASFMVDDDIIININYLEQSDTIVMFSPVGSLGENGDAGKKAEALLKLNDIGCDVTGRVTLMLDPEVDLILAADRQSALGITSKDELSAWIEVLVKAVRSTREYFAVHFPVEE; from the coding sequence ATGCTTAAAGATCAGTTTGCCAAGGTGTTAGACGAATTTGCTGATTTGATTCAGGAAGATATTTACCTTGATGACAATAATTCAGCTTCTTTCATGGTTGATGATGACATCATCATAAACATTAATTATCTTGAGCAGTCAGACACTATTGTAATGTTCTCTCCTGTAGGCTCCTTAGGTGAGAATGGAGATGCCGGAAAAAAGGCAGAAGCTCTTCTTAAGTTGAACGACATTGGTTGTGATGTAACAGGACGGGTTACTTTGATGCTTGATCCTGAGGTTGACTTGATTCTTGCCGCAGATCGACAAAGTGCGCTAGGTATTACGTCTAAAGATGAGCTCTCAGCCTGGATTGAAGTCCTAGTTAAAGCAGTTCGTTCAACAAGAGAATATTTTGCTGTGCACTTCCCTGTAGAGGAGTAA
- the pncB gene encoding nicotinate phosphoribosyltransferase, whose protein sequence is MLENKLPKIISSLLENDMYKFSMGQAIYHQFSDYKTTWTFKCRNKEVFFTPEMVEEIKAQIKLYCSLRFTEDELDYLHRIRWIKGSYVDFLRLWSPRFEDFTITTDGDCGLTLETKGTWLNTSMYEIPTLAIINEVYFRYQYDYADLLKSFSDKLDEKIGWLTSGKYEISSFSEFGLRRRLSAEAQAMVVERFKAANLKNSSFAGTSNVYLAKKYNVAPIGTMAHEWIMCVGQGNHKHNPAYSNWFALEAWVKEYGVLNGISLTDTITTDCFLRDFQLTYATLFSGVRHDSGDPFEWGEKMLAHYKKLGIDAKNKTLLFSDNLDFERADALYHQFKDKTKVAFGIGTYLSNDTKVEPLNIVMKTTACNGMDVAKISDVKGKEMCKNPDYVKYLQRCITWRMNNDR, encoded by the coding sequence ATGCTAGAAAATAAACTACCCAAGATTATTTCAAGCCTGCTTGAGAACGACATGTACAAGTTCTCCATGGGTCAGGCTATCTACCACCAGTTCAGTGACTACAAAACCACCTGGACCTTCAAATGCCGCAACAAAGAGGTATTCTTCACCCCTGAGATGGTTGAGGAAATCAAAGCTCAGATCAAGCTGTACTGCTCGTTAAGATTCACCGAGGATGAGCTTGACTACCTCCACAGGATCCGCTGGATTAAAGGCTCATATGTTGACTTTTTAAGACTTTGGTCTCCTCGCTTTGAGGATTTCACCATCACCACAGATGGAGACTGTGGCCTTACTCTTGAAACCAAGGGGACCTGGCTTAACACCAGTATGTATGAGATCCCTACACTGGCTATCATTAACGAGGTTTATTTCAGGTACCAGTATGATTATGCAGATCTTCTAAAGAGTTTCTCTGACAAACTTGATGAAAAGATTGGCTGGCTTACTTCAGGAAAATATGAAATTTCAAGCTTCAGTGAGTTCGGTTTAAGACGTCGTCTTTCTGCAGAAGCTCAGGCTATGGTTGTAGAAAGATTCAAGGCTGCAAATCTCAAAAACAGCTCTTTTGCAGGAACCTCCAATGTATATCTTGCAAAGAAATATAACGTAGCTCCTATTGGTACCATGGCTCACGAGTGGATCATGTGCGTAGGTCAGGGGAACCACAAGCACAATCCAGCCTATTCCAACTGGTTTGCCCTAGAGGCATGGGTAAAAGAGTACGGAGTTTTAAATGGTATAAGTCTTACCGATACCATTACCACCGACTGTTTCCTGCGAGACTTCCAGCTTACCTACGCCACCCTGTTCTCTGGAGTTCGCCATGATTCAGGTGATCCTTTCGAGTGGGGAGAAAAGATGCTAGCCCACTATAAAAAACTGGGAATAGATGCTAAGAACAAGACTCTGCTCTTTAGTGACAATCTCGATTTTGAAAGGGCTGATGCTCTGTACCACCAATTCAAGGATAAAACCAAGGTTGCCTTCGGTATCGGTACCTACCTGTCCAATGACACCAAAGTTGAACCACTGAACATTGTTATGAAAACCACTGCCTGCAACGGCATGGATGTGGCCAAAATTTCCGATGTTAAGGGCAAGGAAATGTGTAAAAATCCAGACTACGTCAAGTATCTGCAGAGATGTATCACCTGGAGAATGAATAACGACCGCTAG